A stretch of Gammaproteobacteria bacterium DNA encodes these proteins:
- a CDS encoding type II toxin-antitoxin system Phd/YefM family antitoxin, with protein METEVSKSQFKAKALEILRRVEATGEPVLVTDHGKPTIEVRRHRSLERSPLDLLRGSVVDYLDPTEPVGEQDWEALT; from the coding sequence ATGGAAACCGAAGTCTCTAAATCGCAGTTCAAGGCAAAGGCCCTGGAGATACTTCGCCGGGTCGAGGCCACCGGCGAGCCTGTTCTGGTAACAGACCACGGAAAGCCCACAATCGAGGTGCGCCGACATCGCTCTCTCGAGCGTTCTCCGCTCGACCTGCTTCGAGGCAGCGTCGTGGATTACCTCGACCCGACCGAGCCGGTGGGTGAGCAAGACTGGGAGGCGCTGACATGA
- a CDS encoding efflux RND transporter periplasmic adaptor subunit, producing the protein MNKQALIGVLIALLLGSGGGYWAATWLGSGGVPSERDKAMTTAGNRVLFYRNPMNPAITSSVPAKDEMGMDYIPVYAEEEKQQQEPKILFYRNPMNPAITSPVPAKDEMGMDYVPVYAGKNAGDETEPAGTVRIDPVTVQNIGVRTAVAQRQSISRQIRAVGRVDFDEERLSRLHPKTEGWIEELYIDKTGEQIKKDAILLSIYSPQLMTSQQEYLLALNSLDALKQSPYAEIRKGAQDLVASSRERLELLDVPEHQIRELELTRKIKKNLHIHSPFDGVIMNIGAREGQYVTPSTELYKIADLTRVWVIADVYENEVSWIQAGDPVDMKL; encoded by the coding sequence ATGAATAAGCAGGCGCTAATCGGTGTGCTGATTGCCCTCCTGCTGGGTAGCGGGGGCGGCTATTGGGCGGCAACCTGGCTCGGGAGTGGGGGTGTCCCCAGCGAAAGGGATAAGGCAATGACGACCGCCGGGAACAGGGTGCTGTTCTATCGCAACCCCATGAATCCGGCGATTACCTCCTCGGTACCGGCCAAGGACGAGATGGGCATGGACTATATCCCGGTCTATGCCGAAGAGGAAAAACAACAGCAGGAGCCCAAGATCCTTTTCTACCGTAATCCCATGAATCCTGCGATTACCTCGCCGGTGCCGGCCAAGGACGAGATGGGTATGGACTATGTCCCGGTGTATGCCGGGAAAAACGCCGGCGACGAAACCGAGCCTGCCGGCACGGTCAGGATCGATCCTGTGACCGTACAGAATATCGGCGTACGCACGGCGGTGGCGCAACGCCAGTCAATCAGCCGGCAGATCCGTGCCGTGGGCCGTGTCGATTTCGACGAGGAGCGACTGTCCCGCCTGCATCCCAAGACCGAAGGCTGGATCGAGGAACTGTATATCGACAAGACCGGCGAACAGATCAAGAAGGACGCGATCCTGCTCAGTATCTATTCCCCTCAACTGATGACCAGCCAGCAGGAATACCTGCTGGCCCTGAACAGCCTCGATGCGCTCAAGCAAAGCCCGTATGCGGAGATCCGCAAGGGGGCGCAAGACCTGGTCGCCAGTTCCCGGGAGCGGCTCGAATTGCTGGATGTGCCGGAACACCAGATCCGCGAACTGGAGCTCACACGCAAGATCAAGAAGAACCTGCATATTCATTCGCCCTTCGACGGGGTGATCATGAATATCGGTGCGCGTGAAGGACAGTATGTCACGCCGTCGACCGAACTCTACAAGATCGCCGACCTCACCCGTGTCTGGGTCATCGCGGATGTCTACGAGAACGAGGTGTCCTGGATTCAGGCCGGTGATCCTGTGGACATGAAGCTAGA
- a CDS encoding TolC family protein, whose amino-acid sequence MPVLSATPVHLENEYLLSLEDAISMAIEGNPGLAEMQARAEAMAAVPSQAGSLADPMVSFTALNFPVDTFSRDQEPMTQLLFGIEQALPFPGKLALKERAAEFDADAAVSNVDEARLRLIRNVKQGWWDIFYLDRALETVSRNQDLLRQFVQIAQTKYTVGEGLQQEVLLAQVELSRLLDRKVELQGMRRQQAARLNALLDRSASTPVALPEQVDKTLAGILPEAQLYTRAEAARPLLEQRRQEVEAARTRREFARRDRYPDFSLGAAYGFRQGENPDGSSRPDFASLRLGMSLPLYAGRKQNRAVDQRTSELLQKQYALQDEWNKVQAEITAALADYQRANEQVQLYKTGILPQARQSVASMLSGYQVSKVDFLNLVRAQVTLYNYETQYWKSFSEANQALARLAAAVGEEVIHHE is encoded by the coding sequence ATGCCGGTTTTGTCGGCAACCCCGGTACACCTTGAGAACGAATACCTGCTGTCACTGGAGGATGCCATATCAATGGCGATCGAGGGCAATCCGGGGCTTGCGGAAATGCAGGCGCGCGCCGAGGCCATGGCGGCCGTCCCGTCACAGGCGGGCTCATTGGCGGATCCCATGGTGAGCTTTACCGCCCTGAACTTTCCGGTTGACACGTTTTCCCGCGACCAGGAACCCATGACCCAGCTTCTGTTCGGGATCGAACAGGCACTGCCGTTTCCCGGCAAACTGGCATTGAAGGAGCGCGCCGCTGAATTCGACGCCGATGCAGCCGTCAGCAATGTCGATGAAGCCCGGCTGCGCCTTATCCGCAATGTGAAACAGGGATGGTGGGATATTTTCTACCTTGACCGGGCGCTGGAAACGGTTTCCCGCAACCAGGACCTGCTGCGCCAGTTCGTGCAGATCGCCCAGACCAAGTACACGGTGGGGGAAGGCCTGCAGCAGGAGGTGTTGCTGGCGCAGGTTGAATTGTCCCGGCTGCTCGACCGCAAGGTGGAACTGCAGGGCATGCGCCGTCAGCAGGCCGCGCGCCTCAATGCGCTGCTGGACCGGAGCGCCAGTACACCGGTGGCGTTGCCGGAACAGGTGGATAAAACGCTGGCAGGGATACTGCCGGAGGCGCAATTGTACACGCGAGCCGAGGCCGCCCGGCCGTTGCTCGAACAGCGTCGGCAGGAGGTCGAGGCGGCCCGGACCCGGCGGGAATTCGCCCGGCGCGATCGCTATCCCGATTTCAGTCTGGGGGCCGCCTATGGATTCCGCCAGGGCGAGAACCCGGATGGCAGTTCGCGCCCCGATTTCGCCTCGCTGCGTCTGGGCATGAGTCTGCCGCTCTACGCCGGTCGCAAGCAGAACAGGGCGGTGGACCAGCGCACCAGCGAACTCCTGCAGAAGCAATACGCACTGCAGGATGAATGGAACAAGGTGCAGGCTGAGATCACCGCGGCGCTGGCGGACTACCAGCGCGCCAATGAACAGGTACAGTTGTACAAGACTGGCATCCTTCCCCAGGCCCGGCAGTCGGTCGCCTCCATGCTGTCCGGTTACCAGGTCAGCAAGGTGGATTTCCTGAACCTGGTGCGAGCGCAAGTCACCCTCTATAACTACGAGACCCAGTACTGGAAATCCTTCAGTGAGGCCAACCAGGCGCTGGCACGCCTCGCGGCTGCCGTGGGCGAGGAGGTAATCCATCATGAATAA
- a CDS encoding glucose-6-phosphate dehydrogenase assembly protein OpcA: MSNVIIVCDHRDQIEDLTESIALLVVRHPARVLLLAAGADRGQPVLAEVYAHCRRLGDGIQLCCEHILVEFYVEDVDRVASVVRPLLIGDLPTALWWAGAGTPTSTGALFDTLADLGTCGQPDG; the protein is encoded by the coding sequence ATGTCAAACGTCATCATTGTCTGCGACCACCGGGACCAGATCGAGGATCTGACGGAGAGCATCGCACTGCTGGTCGTGCGTCACCCCGCCCGAGTGCTGCTGCTGGCCGCCGGGGCCGATCGAGGCCAACCCGTACTCGCCGAAGTGTACGCCCACTGCCGGCGCCTCGGAGACGGTATCCAGCTGTGCTGCGAACACATTCTCGTTGAGTTCTATGTCGAGGATGTGGACCGGGTCGCCTCCGTGGTCCGGCCCCTGCTCATCGGCGATCTGCCGACCGCACTGTGGTGGGCGGGCGCCGGTACGCCGACATCGACCGGAGCGCTGTTCGACACGCTTGCCGATCTCGGGACGTGTGGACAGCCTGATGGATAA
- a CDS encoding type II toxin-antitoxin system VapC family toxin: protein MIVVDTHALIWWVNDDEQLSDRARKAIEKEISGEDGQVFISTITAWEIALLVEKGRLTLTMDVKDWIDTVTAIEGVRFVPIDNEVAIQSVRLPGEFHPDPADRMIVALARRLSTVLITSDAKIQAYKHVKTIW from the coding sequence ATGATCGTCGTGGACACCCACGCGTTGATCTGGTGGGTGAACGACGATGAGCAACTCTCCGACAGGGCGCGCAAAGCGATTGAGAAGGAGATCAGCGGCGAGGATGGACAGGTGTTTATCTCGACGATAACCGCCTGGGAGATCGCTTTGCTTGTAGAAAAGGGTCGTCTGACTTTGACGATGGATGTTAAAGACTGGATTGATACCGTGACCGCTATCGAGGGCGTTCGTTTTGTCCCCATAGATAACGAAGTCGCCATTCAATCGGTGAGACTGCCGGGTGAATTTCACCCCGACCCCGCCGATCGAATGATCGTCGCGTTGGCTAGACGCCTATCGACCGTTCTGATCACCAGCGATGCGAAGATCCAGGCCTACAAACACGTAAAGACGATCTGGTAA